A region of the Geomonas subterranea genome:
TCAACAGGGCCGGGCAGAAGCTGTCGGAATGGCTACGCAAACTCGGCATAGCAGAGGCGGCGTGACGAGCCGCACAGGGAGAAACCAATGACAAAACCTGAAGCAGCAAAGGGGATGAGCGATCTGGAGGCGGTGGGGACGTGCTGGACGCCTTGGCGGAATAAAACCTGTAGGGGCGAATAAATATTCGCCCGCCGTTACCGCACCTGGCACCTCGGCCTCTCTCGCCATTGGCAGAGGCAGGGGCACCGGCGGCTGGGCAAATAATTATTTGCCCCTACAGCACCTGCGGCGTCCCTTGGCTGTACCGCTCGGCCATGTAGGAGCTGCGCACGTAGGGTGCGCTCTCGACGTGGAGCAGGCCGGCGGCAAGTGCCTGCTCCTTCAGCCTGTCAAAACGCTCCGGCTCGACGAAATTCTGTACCGGATAGTGCTGCCGGCTGGGAGCGAGATACTGGCCGAGGCTCAGGTAGCTGCACCCAGATGCAACCAGATCCTTGAATACCGCGAGAAGTTCGTCCTCCTCCTCGCCCAGCCCGAGCATCAATCCGGATTTCGTCTTCAACGCCGGCTCAAGCCGGCGGGCGTTGGCCAGAAGCCGCAAAGATCTCTGATAATCGGCGCCGGAGCGGATGGCGTAGAGCCTCGGCACCGTCTCCAGGTTGTGCCCCAGGATGTCGGGCGCGCTTGCCAGCACTTTCTTCAGCGCGTCCAGGTCCCCCTGGAAATCGGGGATCAAGAGCTCGATCTTCGTGTCGGGGGAGGCCGAGCGAATGGCGGCGACGGTCTCGGCGTACTGTCGGGCGCCACCGTCGGGGAGGTCGTCCCGGGTGGGGCTCGTGATAACAACGTGGGAGAGCTTCAAACGGCAGACTGCCTCGGCTACCGCGGCCGGCTCGCCCTGCTCCGGCGGCAGCGGCACCTCCTTGGAGACCGAGCAGAACGAGCAAAGCCGCGTGCAGGCGCGACCGAGGATCAGGAAGGTCGCCTGCCTCTGCCGGAAGCATTCCGTGATGTTGGGGCAGCGGGCCTGCTGACAGACCGTATTCAGGTTGAGCTCTTTAAGGAGCCCTTCCATCTCCGCGTGTGCCGCCGGGTTCACCTTCTTTTGCAGCCATTCCGGCTTGCGTACTGCTTTCATCTCCCCCCCAAAAAACCGTCCACATCCCCTCTCCCTCCGGGAGAGGGGACCAGCATAGGTTGCTTTTAGCTCCGCCCCTCGAAGGTCCAGGTCGGGCAGCGGTATTTGTGTTCCGCAAGTTTCCGGGCACTCACCGCCTCATCGTCCGTGACCGGTTCGGGCAGCAGGTCAACACCCATGCGCTCCTGGAAGCACTCGACCAGGAGACGCTTCAGTTCATCGGGCTCCGGCGTGTGCCCCAGTTCCGAGAGGCTCACCGAGCGCGCCGCACCGGGAGCCGGTTCTTTCAGGTAGCGCAGTCCCTGCTGCACCCGGTTTTCCAGCGGGATGGAGCCGTGCTGCAGTATGGCGCCGGAAAGCCTGCGCTGGGCGTTGCCGCCGATCTTGCGGTCGTTGACCACCACGTCGAATTCCTCCTTCCCGGCAAAGCAGAAGGAAGTCCGCTCTCCCAGCCGCTCCCCGTCCGGGTTGCAGTCGACGGCGAAGCGGGCGTCGAGCCCCAGGCGCTGATAGGTGCCGAGGAGGAAGCCGCACAGTTTGCGGAAACCTTCCTTGACGCCGGTCCGGTCTCCCAGGTGTTCGGGCGCGCAGACCACGCTGTAGGTCACCTCCGCCGCGTGGTAGATGATGCCGCCGCCGGTCATGCGGCGCACCACCGGCACCCCCTCCTCACGGCAGAGATCGAGCTTCAGCGCGGCGGCCGCGTCCTGGTAACGCCCCACCGAAAGCGTGGCGGGACTCCAGCCGTACAGGCGCAGAACCGGCCTGGCGGGGTCCTTCTGGAAGCAGTTGAGAAGCGCCTCGTCCAGGGCCATGTTGGCAGGCCCATCCAGGGGACCCGTATCTATCAATCGCCACTTACACATAAAACCTCTAAACCATTAGCCACGGAGAAAATCTGAGAAAAACAGAAACCTGAGAGGAACAAAAAGACCTAAATCTGGGACACTACGGGTCCTTTAAGGCTTTAGCCTTTCAAAGCCTTTATCTTTTCCCATGTTTCATGGTTTTCTCAGATGTTCTCAGATTTTCTCCGTGGCCAATGGTTTTGTCTTTGTCTCTCAGGTTCTATTCGCAGCAGACCTGCTGCATCCTCGCCGCGCGGGTCTCATCCAGGCGGCCGACGGGGGTGGTCACCGGCGCTTGGTGCAACCGTTCCGGATCCTCCCTGGCCAGCCGCGCCGCTTCCAGCATCACCTCGATGAAGGCATCCATGGTCTGCTTGCTCTCGGTCTCGGTCGGCTCGATCATGATCGCCTCCTTGACGTTGAGCGGGAAGTACACGGTCG
Encoded here:
- a CDS encoding lipoate--protein ligase family protein; its protein translation is MCKWRLIDTGPLDGPANMALDEALLNCFQKDPARPVLRLYGWSPATLSVGRYQDAAAALKLDLCREEGVPVVRRMTGGGIIYHAAEVTYSVVCAPEHLGDRTGVKEGFRKLCGFLLGTYQRLGLDARFAVDCNPDGERLGERTSFCFAGKEEFDVVVNDRKIGGNAQRRLSGAILQHGSIPLENRVQQGLRYLKEPAPGAARSVSLSELGHTPEPDELKRLLVECFQERMGVDLLPEPVTDDEAVSARKLAEHKYRCPTWTFEGRS
- the lipA gene encoding lipoyl synthase, giving the protein MKAVRKPEWLQKKVNPAAHAEMEGLLKELNLNTVCQQARCPNITECFRQRQATFLILGRACTRLCSFCSVSKEVPLPPEQGEPAAVAEAVCRLKLSHVVITSPTRDDLPDGGARQYAETVAAIRSASPDTKIELLIPDFQGDLDALKKVLASAPDILGHNLETVPRLYAIRSGADYQRSLRLLANARRLEPALKTKSGLMLGLGEEEDELLAVFKDLVASGCSYLSLGQYLAPSRQHYPVQNFVEPERFDRLKEQALAAGLLHVESAPYVRSSYMAERYSQGTPQVL